The following proteins come from a genomic window of Paramisgurnus dabryanus chromosome 19, PD_genome_1.1, whole genome shotgun sequence:
- the tmem170b gene encoding transmembrane protein 170B isoform X2: MPPSSSSSSVRSPSRMTRGGSMNKDYSINLSVQQVLSLWVQGTVPTLQHFTEMWYWVFLWCLFSSLFVHSAVGLLMCVTLQRHKRGRLITVVLISVGFLASLTGGVITSAAVAGVYRVAGKDMTPLEALVFGVGQTTFTVIISFSRILATL; the protein is encoded by the exons ATGCCTCCATCATCCTCCTCATCCTCAGTGAGATCTCCGAGCAGGATGACTCGTGGCGGCAGCATGAATAAGGATTACTCCATTAATCTGTCGGTGCAGCAAGTGCTCAGTCTCTGGGTCCAGGGCACGGTACCGACCCTACAGCACTTCACAG AGATGTGGTACTGGGTGTTTCTCTGGTGTCTCTTCTCATCTCTGTTCGTCCACAGCGCCGTGGGTCTGCTCATGTGCGTTACGCTTCAGCGTCATAAGAGAGGACGATTGATCACGGTGGTCCTGATCAGTGTGGGCTTTCTGGCATCACTCACAGGAGGAGTTATCACCA GTGCGGCAGTCGCAG GTGTGTATCGTGTGGCGGGGAAGGACATGACACCATTAGAAGCTCTGGTTTTCGGGGTCGGCCAGACCACTTTTACCGTCATAATTTCATTTTCACGGATACTAGCCACGCTCTGA
- the tmem170b gene encoding transmembrane protein 170B isoform X1 has product MPPSSSSSSVRSPSRMTRGGSMNKDYSINLSVQQVLSLWVQGTVPTLQHFTEMWYWVFLWCLFSSLFVHSAVGLLMCVTLQRHKRGRLITVVLISVGFLASLTGGVITSAAVAGVYRVAGKDMTPLEALVFGVGQTTFTVIISFSRILATL; this is encoded by the exons ATGCCTCCATCATCCTCCTCATCCTCAGTGAGATCTCCGAGCAGGATGACTCGTGGCGGCAGCATGAATAAGGATTACTCCATTAATCTGTCGGTGCAGCAAGTGCTCAGTCTCTGGGTCCAGGGCACGGTACCGACCCTACAGCACTTCACAG AGATGTGGTACTGGGTGTTTCTCTGGTGTCTCTTCTCATCTCTGTTCGTCCACAGCGCCGTGGGTCTGCTCATGTGCGTTACGCTTCAGCGTCATAAGAGAGGACGATTGATCACGGTGGTCCTGATCAGTGTGGGCTTTCTGGCATCACTCACAGGAGGAGTTATCACCA GTGCGGCAGTAGCAGGTGTGTATCGTGTGGCGGGGAAGGACATGACACCATTAGAAGCTCTGGTTTTCGGGGTCGGCCAGACCACTTTTACCGTCATAATTTCATTTTCACGGATACTAGCCACGCTCTGA